From the Xiphophorus maculatus strain JP 163 A chromosome 20, X_maculatus-5.0-male, whole genome shotgun sequence genome, one window contains:
- the LOC102224717 gene encoding bactericidal permeability-increasing protein-like, with the protein MSALSLLLVLLAVASTTLSVNPGVTVRLTDKGLQYGKQLGIAAMQEKLKSIQIPDFSGSERVSPIGKVQYSLTNIRLVNVGLPRSAVALVPGTGVRLTIGDAFMNLNGNWRVKYLRIIKDSGSFDVNVNGLTISTSVVVKSDATGRPVVSSTNCVANVASAKVKFHGGASWLYNLFSKFINKALRNALQKQICPLVDKTVTGLNPKLQTLNVLAKVDKYAEIEYSMVSSPVISQSSLDLNLKGQFYNIGKHQEPPFTPVAFSLPPQNNNMLYMGLSAFTANSAGFVYNKAGVLSLYITDDMVPKGSPFRLNTKTFGVFIPQIAKQYPGLMMKLLLRAKNSPTITFQPKNATAVATATMAAYAIQPNGTLSPLFVLNLESSVSADVYVRGLNIAGRLTLNQMKLSVGTSYVGQFQVGVLDSVLRMVLKVIVIPIVNVQFDKGYPLPALGKMNLVNPQLQIMKDYMLIGTDVNFTD; encoded by the exons ATGTCGGCTCTGTCCTTGTTGCTGGTCCTGCTGGCGGTTGCCTCCACCACCCTGAGCGTCAACCCGGGCGTGACGGTCAGGCTGACCGATAAAGGCCTCCAATATG GGAAACAACTGGGCATCGCCGCCATGCAGGAGAAACTTAAATCTATCCAAATTCCAGATTTTTCCGGCTCAGAAAGGGTGTCTCCCATTGGCAAAGTCCAGTACAGTCTCACAAA CATACGGTTGGTGAACGTGGGGTTGCCGAGGTCTGCGGTGGCTCTGGTGCCGGGGACCGGGGTCAGGCTGACCATCGGAGACGCCTTCATGAATCTGAATGGAAACTGGAGGGTCAAGTACCTCAGAATAAT AAAGGACAGCGGCTCTTTTGACGTGAATGTCAATGGACTCACAATCAGCACGAGTGTCGTCGTGAAAAGTGACGCGACGGGTCGGCCGGTGGTCAGCAGTACCAACTGCGTAGCCAATGTGGCCAGTGCCAAAGTCAAGTTCCATGGTGGAGCCAG CTGGCTCTACAATCTCTTCAGCAAGTTCATAAACAAGGCTCTACGGAACGCTCTGCAGAAACAG ATCTGCCCTCTGGTGGACAAGACAGTTACCGGTTTAAACCCTAAGCTGCAAACACTCAACG TGCTGGCCAAGGTGGACAAATACGCAGAGATTGAATATTCCATGGTGTCATCTCCAGTTATTTCACAATCGTCTCTTGATCTGAACTTGAAG GGTCAGTTCTACAACATTGGGAAGCACCAGGAGCCTCCGTTCACCCCTGTAGCCTTTTCCCTTCCACCCCAGAACAACAACATGTTGTACATGGGCCTGTCCGCCTTCACCGCCAACTCTGCAGGTTTCGTGTACAACAAAGCTGGAGTCCTCAGCCTGTACATCACAGACGACATG GTCCCCAAAGGCTCTCCATTCCGACTCAATACCAAAACGTTCGGAGTCTTCATCCCACAG ATTGCAAAGCAGTAtccaggtctgatgatgaagctGTTGCTGAGGGCTAAGAACAGTCCCACCATCACTTTCCAGCCCAAAAATGCAACCGCTGTGGCCACTGCCACGATGGCGGCATACGCCATCCAACCCAACGGCACACTTTCCCCTCTTTTCGTCCTGAACTTG GAAAGCAGCGTGAGCGCCGACGTGTACGTCAGAGGACTGAACATTGCCGGACGCCTCACTCTCAACCA GATGAAACTGTCTGTAGGAACCAGCTATGTGGGACAGTTTCAG GTCGGCGTCCTTGACAGTGTGCTCCGAATGGTCCTCAAAGTGATAGTGATACCCATAGTTAATG ttcaATTCGATAAGGGTTACCCACTTCCTGCACTCGGAAAAATGAACCTTGTGAACCCCCAGCTTCAAATAATGAAG gATTACATGCTGATCGGGACAGATGTTAACTTCACGGATTGA